Genomic segment of Candoia aspera isolate rCanAsp1 chromosome 2, rCanAsp1.hap2, whole genome shotgun sequence:
GAAGATACAAAGGTGTGTGCTGCGCATACATAGAAAGTGTAGAGAATTGCCTACGCCGAAGAGATATCTGCCCAGAATGATTATTAGACTTAGGGAGAAGACAAtaggagaaaatattaaaatttgcaGACTTTATCTGCATTGCTCAGACAACAAAGAAAAATGCTGACTCTCGGTGGCCATGGGCTACTTGCCTGAAATGAAACTACAGCTCTTACTACTACTAGTAGGATCCTAGTAACAATATTGTACTTTATGGTATGTTGATCTGAGAGAATAACATTCCCTGAGAAGTAAGGTAACACAGCCAGACTGAATGACGTGTGCAGTTTCTGGAAACAGACAAGGGCTGTATCACACacagaagctctgccactgtaaTTCTGCAAGGAAATAACTAAGTTCTCAAAGCAGAAGACAAGCTCTTGCTCCTTGGTAAGAGGAGCTCCTTGTGTACCTGTTGCCCTTACGAAACTCAACGATGTTGAAGCAACATGTAAGAAAGAGCTCAAGACCAGAGGGGGTTCCATCATGCTACACCTGCCACAAATAGGGCCGCGTCCTGGCACCAAAGGCCCAGTAAAGGCAGAACAAACAACAGAGAagatggattttttaaataaaataaaaaattaaaaagtccttTATTGGGTGCAGCCTGGTCCCTGTGCCACGCTGGGCCTTGGCTGAATAAGACTGCCCCTGGGCTTGGGGCGGCTCAGTCAGCATCTCCCCGAACGTCGAACACTGAGAGGTGAGGGACATGGGCTGTCCAGGCCCTGCCTATGGGCTAGGGATGGGAGCCCcatggggaggggaaaggggagggCCAAGGGTCAGTGAGGTCAAGTGTCTGTCTATGGGTTTGGGAGGAGGGGAGGTGAGGTGCAGATATACCAGGGCTGCACCGCACACCTCACTGAGCTGCACTTGAAGTGGTTTTCTTCAGGGTGAAATTGGTCCAGTTCACAGCCACTTTTTGTCGGGTCTGCTTGGCTGAGTCCAGGCAAAACCTGCAATACAGAGCAGGGAGGGATGTAAAGGGTGATGAATTACAGAACAGAGTAGTAATTTGATTTAACTGTACAGGCACACACATAGATACACTTCATTATCTCccccacatgcacacaaacattggtcattcctctctctctctccctctttctctctctatacTGAATGAGACATCAGGAATTCATTAAGATAGCTACTTTATGAAGAGTAACATATATGAGACCATAGGCTGACTTGTAGACTCACTGATGAGAAACTAGTTTTTTCAGACATTTCTCCCCTCTCGTTCAGTTCCCTACTGTTAATATTACTTTGATTACTTCTCCTTGACAAGTACACCTGTGCTTTCCCCCAGAGCTTGGGTGAGGGGTATTCTTGGCTTCTTTGCAAGGTATTTATAGACTTATCAATATTGCAGAAAGAAATGGTTTATGCTGTAACAGCAAGCCAGAGAAAACAAGCAGATGGATCCAGTCCTTTCTTAGGCAATTAATGTACAGGTCTCAATAGACCTTACAACTATTACCTAAGTAGTACATTGCATGCCTACCGAACAGCATCCTGAAAGAGCTTCTTCAGGATGGCTGTCATGGATACCCCTCATACTTTGACACTGATTCAGTGGAGAAGTCAATCTTCCTCAAAACCAACCTCCTCCTTTTAGACTTTCTTGACCTTATCCCCAAAACCAGCAGCAGCTTCCCATCACTCAGTCTTCACCAAAACTAATATTCGTACATAGCCAATAATGACACTGTTAGACCCCAATGACTCACATAGATTAGTCAAAGTTCTTTAGTTCTGAAGCTGCATTGGAGTCAATTTTGAATGGCTGAATAGCCAGAGAGAATATTATTAACTGCTAGGAAATTTTGCTACAAGTTTTTAACTATTTACTATGGGGAAGTAATGCTCATGGGTTGGAATATAATAATATCACTGtgttgtactttctttttcaggcAGGTTGCCAAATACAAATGTGCATACAGGTAGTGTTAGGTAGAAGCTTTACATCGATATCCAGTGAGAGATATTTTTGCTTTTGTGTTATTTACTGGTTGTGTTGACAAGAATCCATTGGTGACACATACTGCTTCCACTTTGGTCAATTTTTCTGTTGAATGGATGGATAGTAAGTAACATTTAGCATGGACTGCCATTACATGTACTTTTGTGGTCCTAAGATAAAAATGAGGGAACAAGGAATTTATTTCAAGTTCCCATTATTTCCTATGGTGAAACATTCAATATgtttcaagttttattttatagGAACATAATAAAATGCTTAAAGTGAGACTACcttgtattaagtttcaagccaaatgatttgattttttatattttatttttatattttattttatgaacatCCTTAGAGTGTAAGTAATCATGTAAGAAATATAAGTAATAATGGAGATGGAAGCAGTATGTGGGAAACTGGAGGAAACTCCAGTTTAATGAATTGTAGGACCTCAAAAAACTGTAAATAAGAGGGAAAAAATAGGGACACATTTGAAAAAACTGTGTGATGCTTGCAATATAGGAGCAGAATAAGCAGCTACTAGAGGCTTAGAAAGTAGGAATCTATGAGACAGATTGTCATAAAGGCAATAGGGAGGTGAACAttagagaaataaaatataagagaTGTTGTATTCATTGTTCAGAGTGGTCTTCTAGTTTCCTTGAAGAAGATGGCCAAAAATTTACCAGAGCTGGAAACATCTTTCAATTAGCAATTATTGTCAATCTTTCCTATTTATTAACAATATATTTACCCTGCTTTTCTGTTACAAGGCCCAGCTATCAAAGTGCCTGAACAGGTGATGACAATGTACTCTATTCTGAATGGCTCAGAATATCTAGGGTCATTTTAGTATGGCTCTTGGTAGATCAGGGGACTGAAACTATTTTGAACTGGTTCCTTGTTGTGCCACCACAAATTAGCCATTATGGGGGAAGTTACAAATGTTACAAGTGCTGCCTCTTTTCTTGCTATAACTGAGTTTACAAGTCATGTTAAGTCATAGTTTGTTTAAACATGGTTGGTTGTACCAGACTTACTGATCTACCCATTAGCCATGTGTTACAAACCATAATCGCAGGAATTACACATCAGAAAACCTAATGAAGTACATGGTGGTGCATCATGATATGTGAACTGTGGATTGGTATAAATAGATGCATGTTTGGGCTTAACCTGCCCCCactgtcttctttctttcttttcttttccccacctGCCCCTTCCAGTCTTCTGTTTTTTATTCTGGCTGTTCCCCAAAGCATATTATTTGAGTTGATCTTCCTTCTTCCACTGTCTTTACCACCACTGCTGACATCCCCAACATTCCCTTTTTGCCTCTCCTTCCCCACAGCAGACTGGTgctccccccgccccagtctcCCAATCAGCAGCCCTTCTGTTTGCTCTTTGGTAAATAGCAAAGCTCATCCTGCCTCCAACTCTCTCAACCTCTTCCTTTACCCTGAAGAATTCCTTTAGCCCACATGGGCAAGGAAAATGCAGAAGAGGCAGTAGGTGCAAGGTACAGCTCTATTGCTCAGCTAAGTaacttaagaaataaaaaataaaaactggattGAAGGAGGCAGTGGATATCCAGGAATGCTGTGGGATCTGTGTGGGCTGCATTTCTGACCATCACCTAGAAATTCTGAGAGAACatttccttcaatactagcaatAGTAAGTGAATGGACAATCGTGATCTATCGTTCTTGTACTTGCCAAATTCATGGAAACAAGCCTATCCAGGAAACTCTTCCTTTCAGTATAGTGAATCTGAGCTTCCACTTCCTAACCAACTTCTTGATGGATGATGCTTACAATCAGGAACCCTACAAGGCTGGTGTGTATATCAGTACACCTCCTTGCAAATTAATGATTTGCAATAAGGAAGAGCATTCTTTTCCATTCCCCTTGAGCCAGTCTCATCCTTGCCACAGAGTTcaaacattgtgctaagccataatgtgctttGGTTTAGAGCCGCACAACAATCTAGCACTGTgatttataaactatggtttatagcaTCATATATTGTGTGCACTGaacaaattgtggcttattcagcaagcCATATTAATTTATGGTGACATTTGTATTAGATCTGCATGGCACTGATCTCCTTCCCATGTGGAAGCTGAGGTGAAAAGACCCCAAGTGTCAGTTTTAATGTGACAGAGTCTTACCGCTTGAAGTATTCCACTTCTCTGTCAGTCTCATCCATCTCCACACTATCCAAGTCTTTGGGCAGGAACACATCATCTATCAATGCACAATACAAGAAAGTTAGTGATTCAGAAGAAAAGTCAGTAGTGGGCATCTCCTTTCCTTGCTAGGCACAGCATAGGCTTTCCTGTATTGATGCAAAATGTGTTGAAGACCACAACCTGCAGGCCTAAACGAAGAAAACAAAGTGTTTTTCAGTTTCATTGTATTCTATTCTGTGTTTGTGTCACAACAGCAAACACGGCTGGTTGAAGTGGGAAGAAAATTTTCTGGGGAAACACAGATATCCAAAGGACTGTGTAAAATTCCACATGGCCCAGCCTGGCTTTGTGTGGCTCTCAACTTTAAATAAATCCAGAATATTTTTCATTCTCACAACTGCAAAGGAAAAGTATGAGAGTAAAATGAAAGGCAAGCTTTAGCAAGAGGGAGGAACCCTGATGCCCTCCAGTTATTTTTCATGCACATTCCAGAATCACTGGGCATGATGGCTGGTTCTTAGGGTGGTGGAAGGCCAAAAACATTTTGGGAGCTCCAGGTTGCATTTAGCCTTAGtgttctctctctccatctcccaTAAACAATAATCCTTTTTCTGTCAAcacacctctcccctccctgggCCACATCAGCCTCTGCCAAAACATTCCAGCCTCTCAAAAACTTACATGAAAGTATAAACTCGGCACAAAAAGTATTTATAGTTTACTTCCCTGGCTCAGTGAAAGTCTCTCTAGTACAATGTTAAGGTCCTTTTGGAAAGCATATTGAGATTCTAGGCCAGCCACTTCCAGTCTGTTATTCTTGCAGATATGGTGggactgcatctcccagaattcccagccaacggGGCTAATCCGGAGAATGCCAGCTTGGGAAAGGTTGCTGTAGTGCTATGAGATGTGACTGGGACAAACTATTTATACCTTTCAGTATGAAGCTTAACAACTGTCCAATTTCAGTGGGCTTCCTGACTGAACTTGCAAACAGCTGGCAGCTGGTGTCATCATACATATGATGGGTTTCAAGCAATATGCAGTGGGGTCTAGAAGTGCCAGCACTGTTGGTGTGTGAGCGGCTTACCAGGTCCTAAAGAACAGTTACAGAGTGGgaaaagcttggagaaaatctggtACTCACCAATGGAAGGGCTCGTTTTCTCCATTTTGTTCCTACTCTTCTTGCCTTTGCCCTTTGGTTGAGGCAAATCATCTGGGACAGCTATGTGGGGGAGATGCCGGTCCCCAGGCCCAGACGGAGCAGGCTCTTGCTCAGCCTGATCAGCTCTGCCTTCCCCTCTCCGATTCTTCCCATCAACGCTCTTCTCTTTGTCTGCCTTAGAGCCACTGCAACTCCATCCCTGGCTCTGTCGCAGCCCTCTGGCACCATCGCCTTGCTCGGCGTTACTGGTGCCTCTTGGGGCTTCGGAAAGGTTGCCCTTGGGGAGATTCTTCTGCCCCACCCCCTTGGAGCCAGAGTTATCACTAGTGGAGATAGCTTCCCCCTTCTTTGCTGGGCAGCCCTGCCGTTTACCCTTTCTCTGCTTTCCAGTGATGGGCACTTGTTCTAGCACTTCCGTTCCCCTGCTCGATGCTGCCTCCTTTGATTCGTGGTTAGCTCCAATTTCTTGGGGAGAGTCTGTTGCCTTGGGTGATTGAACCCAAATCATGCGAGAGAGGTTGGGTACAGCATTCAGCCTTTTTACCACACCATTTTCGGAGGCTGGTGGCGGTACTACCTCTCCAGGGCCTTCAGCCCATCGAGGACCCACCTCATTTCTCAGTAATGTATGATTATGTGGCGCATTCAGACTGAGTGGAGATAGGTCAAGGTCAATCTCTTGCAGCTCAGAGGAGCCATTGAGGTGGGAGAGCAGGTTCTTCTGTTCCAGCACAGCAGCTTTTTTGGGGAAGTCATTGACATCTAAATTGAGGTCATAGACACTGAAGCTGGCGCGAATGGAATCCTTGATGGTGTTCTTGATCTCCTGTAGTCGGCTGCTCAGAAAACTGTTCACTCGCTCCAGTTCTAGCTGGGGCCACTCCAGAAGCTTTTCTTCAGGCAGCTCCTGATCTTGACCTGTTGGTGGGCTTCGATCTACCCGCTTCTGAGCCTCAGCCTCTAGCTGGgccttttccttctcctgcaaTACCAGAATTAGCAGTGTGAACCCATCAACAGTTTCAGCAAATCAAACAGCAACTGAAAGAGTAGCCCTGTGGCAGGGATGAAGGACAGCAGTCAGTCCCAGCTAAAGTAGATGAATTGGCCCCTACTTTTCAGTCTGTCCATCTCCACTTTTATGCAACTAGATGAGCACTGCAGCAAACCACAGAGTATACTAGGGAATTGACACTGGAAACTAATGAGATGGCATATACAAAGTCTGTGCTATGGTAACAAACCTTAGGGAAGAGTGCCCTGCCAGCAATTTCCCACAGCAATTTCCCTCTGTATACAAGTTCCAAGGCTGCTACATCCCCAGCGCTAAGCTCAGCTCATGGCAGTGCAACATGCAGGAAAGAATGAAGGATGTGAgcagaaaaacaaatataaacttTCAAGCTGCCTGACCCAGCTCAACAGCTACTTAGGAACCCAGGTGTGAATAGTCGAAGGGCTTGTTTAGTTAaccacaggaaaaaaatcctCAACTCATTCTAACTTCTGGTTTGTTTATATGTTAAAGAGGGCAGATCAGAATCTGTAGCAAGAGCATGAACTTCGTTCACTTCATATCTTTCCACTGGAAGTTACAGTAAAGCAGAGTTATTATATCCTCTTTGCAAAGGTAGCAGGAAAACAAAGCTCTTCCCAATTACATAGTGCAATTTGCCAGCTGTATGCCAGTTGTATCTAGAACCCTTCTCTCACATTCACCCTTTCAGGTGAGCTGGACTCAGGAAGAGCATAATAGTCTGATTTGGTATAATGCATCTTCATTTATTCAGCTTCAAGAATCCCCAGATGGATAAAACAGCTTTTGAATTAATCCCTAAAGGGTCCACGATGCTTTTGTGTGGTTCACACACATATTTTTTGTGAGGAAAAACCCTGCTACAAGACTCAGAGTAGGCCTAAGATTACTGAGGGACAGCTGCATCCCCATTACATTAATCAGTCCCagccggtcaggcagagaaggcaggtTACGGACCCCGCCCATGAAAGAATGTtgtttggtggggcccaggaagagagccttctctgccattgcccccaccctgtggaaccttctccccccagaggtgaggcaagcccccactctcccagccttccggaaaggagtgaagacctggctttacTATCTTGCGTGGGGCGTGAGGAGAAGTAACCAAccatgggggtggttagcaccctgaagatgctcccataaattaagaacttttaaacctatatcttggattatattgtttaagaatattgttctattatattttaacaattgactatttctgttttattgtaaactgcccagagtcgctcttttgagtgagatgggccgtgactaaatttgaaatataaataaataaatttgcaattCCGCTTTTTTTgcagaatttggaaaaaaaaaaggggaggagatTCACAATCCATTTATGGGGAAAAAGTTATGACCTAATTATATCAAATATTTTTGATACCTTATGTCAATGATGAAAATACATCCAAATGGACTTGTGAAaactataaggtaaaggtaaaggtttcccttgacgtaaagtccagttgtgtccgactctagggggcggtgctcatctccgtttctaagccgttagagccggtgttgtccgtagacacttccgggtcacgtggccagcatgacgacacggaacgccgttaccttcccgccgaagcggtacctattgatctactcacatttgcatgttttcgaactgctaggtgagcaggagctgggactagcaacgggagctcaccccgccgcgcggtttcgaaccgccgaccttcagatcgacagctcagcggtttaacccgcagcgccaccacgtcccacttTGTGAAGActataaatgcattaaatatttCATTCAATCAAACCACTTATCTATATCCATCTGTCCATGCATATACACCCAGATTCAGGGACTGCTGTTTATACTTCTGAGCCAGTTCTCACCCAAACCTATCCTCATTTGAgatttagccttctggaaggctgtaaaGAGCTGGCTTGTCCCCCAGGCTCTGGGATAGGGTGAAATGGGTGTTTGTGAATGGCTTTCTTGGAGGCATCCATGTTTTTGTTTCTACGTCTTTAACTGTTTTTCGGTTTTAtttgctgttgtgagccaccgagagttgtgttctaagatgggcagccctaCAAAACTTTTACACCATTTTGCTAGGTCCGGGATGCTCATTTTTACCCACTCATGTACATGCAAGCCCACCTTCTTCTTCTGCTTGTGGCGCGCACGCTTAGCAGCCTTGGCACTGTTCAGAGGCTTTGGCTCAGTGCTGTTAATATAATCCAGCAGCTCATCCACGTCCCGGTGGTCTACAGCTGGTTCTCCCGAGCTACTGCTGTGCCCCAACTTTTGAGGAAGTTCCTCTTTTCTCTTGGTCAGTCTGGAGCGCAGCTTTTCCCGGATCTCAGCGTAATTCCGGCTTGTTGGAGCAGCTGGAGGCTGTGGACAGAGTTGACTGTTAGCTAGCTATAACACCCTGAGTTGCCACCTCAAAATTATCCCCAAGAGATACCACTCCCAGGATCTTTCATGCTCTCTCCTTCCTTGGCCAAAAGTTTTGCAGAGCAAGTCTCATccatttaagccagtgtttctcaaccttggcaactgtaagatgtgtggactggctggggaattctgggagtcgaagtccatgcatctgaaagttgccacggttgagaaacacactGATCTAAGCATTTGCCTTCAGTTCTGAAGAAATCCCAGTTGAAACACTGAGTACAAGTTATAACAGAATTCAAAACCTGGGGCAAGAACAACAGTCCAGGACAGAGTGAACTCAACTTGAGGAAGGCCAGTGCTAGAATGAGAAAGGGAGATGCCGTGCCTCTATTACCAGAAGGGTGTCCTTCCAGGCTGTCACGTGAAGTCTAAAAGTGTAGATTAGGGATGGCTGCTGGCCATGCTTTCACTTACCGCATTGTGGCCAAAGAACTCACAGTAGCAGCAGTCACAGAATTTCCCATCTTTCTGGGTAGTGGAGGATGAGGTGCAGGAGCTACGCTCAGAGCTGCTGTCCTCATCCTCACCAAGCCCCTCATCTGCCTCACAGGACTGTGGTGCGTGACAGCTTGTACCGTTTGGAAACTTATGACCCTTGCAGGCAGGGTCCCTGtgagaggaagagggaaaaagaaaaagaaggtaagAAAATGCACACCAGAAGGATTCTCAGCTTCCAGTGGACATGCTGGATTGATGTTTAATGTCAGGAATGAGCTGGATGAATGCCAGTATATTAAAGCCCCATCCAGGTAAGATAGAAATTCTGTCAGCAGAAGGTCTGTCTGACTATGGCAGAAAACGTGTTTGGAAAAGGAGTTGCACTTCCCCTGAAACAGCAAGTTCACGCTTTGGGCTACTCTTAGACCCGGTTTTGTCTATGGATCCTCAAAGGTACCTTTCACTCATTTTGATAGGTGCACCAACTCCATCCCTCCCTGGAGGGATGTACAACAGCAAAAGAGTAAATTCGCTATTCTCATGCTTTGCTTGTTCAGATTGGATTATTATAATGCATtatatgtggggctgcctttgaaaaatgtttggaaattCCAGCAGGTGAATAACACAATGAAATTGCTAACAAGAACTCACTAATGTCCACCTTCCACCAGAGAAGCTCACTGGTGTCCTTTGGGCCACAGATTCTCTCCCAGACCAACCTACTGCACAGGACTGTTttagggaaaaataggaggagagaatGCTGTGTATGCCACCCTAAGCTCCTGAacaaaacatcttaaagttgctgaggttaggAAACACTAGTTTAGGTGATGTAGTAGGATAGGAAAGacccaagtccaccctcagccatggagagTTTAGGCtaatccttctctctctcagcacaacttaCCTTACAAGGTTGTTgcagtggggaaaaattggaCAACAATGCTATGTCTACAACCCtgaattcctggaggaaaggtgggatatgagtctaataaaataaataaatgcttaatgGACATTTGCCCTCACATCCACCCTCCCTACAGAGATAGTGCAGGGGTCTGAAAAAGATATTTCCACCTTTGAGTTCCCTCCCTGCCAAAATCTCTGGTTTTCAGAGGCCTAGTTCCACCCAAGCGGCGCAGAATCTGCTTCAAGCACTGTCTCCAGTTCTAATTGCCACACTTGAAAACAAATTCAGAGACATTCAAACAGGttcaaagaagggaaagaaaagtggTTGGGGGCACAAAATGATATCCTACGATAAGCAAAGAAACAACTTATGTTTAACCATGAGGAGAAAAGGTGGTGGGTAAATATGATCCTATCATCAAATGTACAAAGTGTGATCACACATAATAAAGCCAGAACATACTCTCCCTCATCCCACAATGTAAGAAGACATGTAATAATGACTTTGCTGCAGGAACACAGATTTCATTTGTACATAAGAATAAATTCGTAAGAGTGGTTCAATGATGGAGCCACGGCCTAAGGAGGTAGCCCTTTCTCAGTCTGGTTAAAATCTGAAACACTTTAAAATGGGTTCCTGCATCAAGAAAGGTTGGTCTGACTGGCCTAAATgaccccttccaattctatgctTATATTTGCTTGGTATTTACAATGTTTCTCTTGCTACTGCCACTCCTTctgttctgttactgtaacccactatttttttaaaattttgttcaaTGAAGTTTATGAAATTGTGAATCACTTTGGCCATTCGTATGGAAAGATACAATGCATAACCCTCTAATAATCTCAATTCCTGTTCCTCCAAAGAAGTAAGGATGTGCAAATCTCCACATCCTGGTTGTAAAAAGTGCCATTTTTCTCTTGGAATGTGCCAATCCAGCCATTCTGGGGTGGCTCATCA
This window contains:
- the FAM193B gene encoding protein FAM193B isoform X1: MTRRRNKAVGAAGARRERAGGAAPPEPPAPPAGPGLPETPEVAAVAAASGAEQGRASQALPTSNQSVQTCCLLCHRERKDWGGPSHNGLVSPGERLPPDFVPTLVQNLLGEMPLWICQSCRQSVEEEERRAVQEQALAVSLSHTACKSQSCGAGSHSSSSSSSSSSCHGNSGDWDPSSFLSAHKLSGLWNSQHANGAAQGSSLGGTPVVPGDKHPGLSPECVNQAPAVGGGLKACPYSHVFTPAPSGTPDSPLPTSLDFCKTLPKQFKSMCRRPTPPGEAFHSSEHHRHVDLTAPPNSPTGLPSQPPALLPAKQMPAHAGPYSSPPHVHLSSSPQAAPFPTPALSPHAPAPKPGAESPPTGPCKSPHLPTANVPLLKIPPPVGCTHPCNGHCSGSLAPPTASHQLPSTNRDPACKGHKFPNGTSCHAPQSCEADEGLGEDEDSSSERSSCTSSSTTQKDGKFCDCCYCEFFGHNAPPAAPTSRNYAEIREKLRSRLTKRKEELPQKLGHSSSSGEPAVDHRDVDELLDYINSTEPKPLNSAKAAKRARHKQKKKEKEKAQLEAEAQKRVDRSPPTGQDQELPEEKLLEWPQLELERVNSFLSSRLQEIKNTIKDSIRASFSVYDLNLDVNDFPKKAAVLEQKNLLSHLNGSSELQEIDLDLSPLSLNAPHNHTLLRNEVGPRWAEGPGEVVPPPASENGVVKRLNAVPNLSRMIWVQSPKATDSPQEIGANHESKEAASSRGTEVLEQVPITGKQRKGKRQGCPAKKGEAISTSDNSGSKGVGQKNLPKGNLSEAPRGTSNAEQGDGARGLRQSQGWSCSGSKADKEKSVDGKNRRGEGRADQAEQEPAPSGPGDRHLPHIAVPDDLPQPKGKGKKSRNKMEKTSPSIDDVFLPKDLDSVEMDETDREVEYFKRFCLDSAKQTRQKVAVNWTNFTLKKTTSSAAQ
- the FAM193B gene encoding protein FAM193B isoform X2; translated protein: MTRRRNKAVGAAGARRERAGGAAPPEPPAPPAGPGLPETPEVAAVAAASGAEQGRASQALPTSNQSVQTCCLLCHRERKDWGGPSHNGLVSPGERLPPDFVPTLVQNLLGEMPLWICQSCRQSVEEEERRAVQEQALAVSLSHTACKSQSCGAGSHSSSSSSSSSSCHGNSGDWDPSSFLSAHKLSGLWNSQHANGAAQGSSLGGTPVVPGEAFHSSEHHRHVDLTAPPNSPTGLPSQPPALLPAKQMPAHAGPYSSPPHVHLSSSPQAAPFPTPALSPHAPAPKPGAESPPTGPCKSPHLPTANVPLLKIPPPVGCTHPCNGHCSGSLAPPTASHQLPSTNRDPACKGHKFPNGTSCHAPQSCEADEGLGEDEDSSSERSSCTSSSTTQKDGKFCDCCYCEFFGHNAPPAAPTSRNYAEIREKLRSRLTKRKEELPQKLGHSSSSGEPAVDHRDVDELLDYINSTEPKPLNSAKAAKRARHKQKKKEKEKAQLEAEAQKRVDRSPPTGQDQELPEEKLLEWPQLELERVNSFLSSRLQEIKNTIKDSIRASFSVYDLNLDVNDFPKKAAVLEQKNLLSHLNGSSELQEIDLDLSPLSLNAPHNHTLLRNEVGPRWAEGPGEVVPPPASENGVVKRLNAVPNLSRMIWVQSPKATDSPQEIGANHESKEAASSRGTEVLEQVPITGKQRKGKRQGCPAKKGEAISTSDNSGSKGVGQKNLPKGNLSEAPRGTSNAEQGDGARGLRQSQGWSCSGSKADKEKSVDGKNRRGEGRADQAEQEPAPSGPGDRHLPHIAVPDDLPQPKGKGKKSRNKMEKTSPSIDDVFLPKDLDSVEMDETDREVEYFKRFCLDSAKQTRQKVAVNWTNFTLKKTTSSAAQ